The following nucleotide sequence is from Dyella sp. BiH032.
TGGACCCAGACGGCGATCGAGCACGACCTTATCTATGTGCAGACATACCGCGACGCGCAGGCCCGCCTGCTGGCCGCGCTGAAGGACAAGAGCTGGGACGCGCTCACCAAGGAAGACCGGGTAGCCCCCGCCAAGGGCCTGAAGCCGGCCATCGTGCTGGATATCGACGAGACCGTACTGGACAACTCGCCTTACCAGGCGCGCGTGATCCGCGGCGGCGGGGAGTTCAACGAGGCCGACTGGGCCGCCTGGTGTAAGGAAGCGAAGGCCCGGGCCCTGCCGGGTGTGGTCGAGTTCACCCAGTTCGCCGCCAAGCACGGCATCGCGGTCATCTATATCTCCAACCGCGCCAAGGACCTGGACCAGGCCACCCTGGCCAATCTGCGCAGCGCGGGACTGCCGGTCTCCGGCCCGGAAGCCTTCCTGGGGCTGGGCACCTTCGTCCAGGACTGCGAGCAGGTCGGCACCGAAAAGGGCTGCCGGCGCCAGCTGGTCAGTCGCAAATACCGTGTATTGATGCAGTTTGGCGACCAGATCGGCGATTTTGCGACCGTCCTGGCGAATAACGCCGAAGGGCGGGCTAAGGCCATCGCCCCCTACATGGCATGGATCGGCACGCGCTGGTTCGTCCTGCCCAACCCCACCTACGGCTCCTGGGAGCCGGCTTTGTTCAATAACGACTGGAGCGCGCCGCGCGACGAGCGTCATCGCTTGAAAGTCAATGCGTTACGCATCGACTAAGTCTGGCGATCGCGAAAAATCAATAGGTTAGCTAACGAAGCGCAGGTATTGCCTTAGCTTCGCGGCTGCGGGTAAGATCGCCGGGCCGACCCTGCTGACCTACAGATTCTGCGGGCAAGGCCATTTCCCTTCCGGCTCTGCCGGATTACCCCGCGAGGCCCAACGCCCGCGGGGTTTTCTTTTGGGCGCCCCGGAGCGTGAACAGGCTCCGAAACCGGACCACCGACCCTTGTCTCGCTCGTTCGGGCGCACTTACGCTCCAGCGTCCATGGCGGGCTCATCCGCCCGTGCGCCTTCCGCGAGACCCTCCCATGCGCTTCCGTCCGCTCCGCCATCTCCTGCCCGGGCTGGTCGCCCTGGTCCTGCTCGCCGCTTGCCATGACAAGGACAAGCCGCAGACGGAACTGCCTGGCGGCGCCACGCCGGAAGCGGCCGTGCAGATCCAGGTGAAGTACCTGAAGGCTGCGGACTTCGCCGGCTTCTGGAAGCACTCGCTGCCCCCGGCGGATTACGCCACCCTGCGTGCCGACTGGCCGCGCCAGCACGCCGGCGACCCGGCGCCCAGCGCCGAGGACAGCGCCGCGTTCGAGGCCAAGATGAAGGAGTTCACCGACCCCGGCGCCGAGGACAAGCTCTACGCACAGGCGAAGCCCCTGCTGGCCCAATGGCAGCGGCAGTACAGCGACCAGCTGCCCTTCATCATCGGCGTCATGCAGGGCATCGCGCGCACGGCCCTCGACCAGAACCGCACGATGACGCCCGCGCAGAAACAACAGACCAACGAGGTGCTCGATGCCTTCGTGCCCTGGGCCCAGCAACAGTCGTCCTGGTTCGATCAAGCCAAGGCCAAGCAGGCGATCGACGCCTTCGTGGCCACGGCGCGCCAGCTGGATCTGAAGCACGCGGACCAGCTTCGCGCCATGGATTTCGATACCGCCATGCAGAAGTACGGCATAGGTTTCACCGGCCTGAAGAACGTGCTGGCGGTCTATGGCCTATCCATCGACCAGACCTTCGACTCGGTGAAGCTGACGCCGCTGGAGAGCGCCAACGGGCATGCACGGGTAAAGATCGACTATACCCTGCTCGGCAAGCCGCTGAGCACCGAAGCCACCCTGGTACAGCAGGACGGCCGCTGGTACAGCGAAGACCTGCTGCAGAACGTGCGCGACGCGCACCTGCGCCTCGAAGCGCCCGTGATGGCCGCCAGCGCGCCCGCACCGGCGAGCAGCGCACGCGCGACCACCGCGCAGGCTCACGGCGCGACGCAGCCACCGGCCAAGCGTTAAGAGCCCGTTGTTCCCACGCCCGCCTTCCGGAACGGGCGGGTACACCCGGTACAATGCGCGGATGCTGAATATGTCGACCGCGGAACTTCCCGCCCGCAGCCGCGCGCCCTGGTGGTTCAACCTGGCTGGGCAACTGCTCGAATCCTGGGTGCGCCTGCGGCGCGACCCGGCCGAACCCGCGGCGCTGCTCAAGCCCGGCATCCCCGTGTGCTACGTGGTGGAGCGCGATGGTTTCTCCGACGCGCTGATCCTCGACCGCGCCTGCCGCGAGGCCGGCCTGCCCAGCCCCATGCAGCCGCTGCAGGGCACGCGCCGCAAGCGCTCGATGTTCGCGCTGGTGCGCCGTGACGGCTGGCTGTTCGGCCGCAACCGCCATCGCGCGCCGACAGATACGCTGAGCCAGTTGGTACGCACCCTGGAAGCCGATCCGCAGCACGACATCCAGATCGTGCCCGTGTCCATCTACGTCGGCCG
It contains:
- a CDS encoding HAD family acid phosphatase; the encoded protein is MRTRLTATFAALVLLAGCSAHNPAKPAAATAATPAPEAAKPAAADDNLNAVAWTQTAIEHDLIYVQTYRDAQARLLAALKDKSWDALTKEDRVAPAKGLKPAIVLDIDETVLDNSPYQARVIRGGGEFNEADWAAWCKEAKARALPGVVEFTQFAAKHGIAVIYISNRAKDLDQATLANLRSAGLPVSGPEAFLGLGTFVQDCEQVGTEKGCRRQLVSRKYRVLMQFGDQIGDFATVLANNAEGRAKAIAPYMAWIGTRWFVLPNPTYGSWEPALFNNDWSAPRDERHRLKVNALRID